A section of the Deltaproteobacteria bacterium genome encodes:
- a CDS encoding aldehyde dehydrogenase → MRYAETGFNLEIDLTRGNIERVETDPRDTELYLGGLGTNAKILWDRVPPEVDPFSPDNLLIFGAGLLCGTPATGCNRTIISTISPQTRLMAFSMMGGFWAPELKHAGYDKVILRGKSPDLVYLWINNDKVEIRDASHLKGKGAVESAELIQQELNEPRAQVAAIGLAGENRVYFASIEQGRSSASRGGIGAVMGDKGVKAVAVRGTKDINVARPEEFMELCNQVLEYIKWRNEHPIPGVMPILAGLGSPQEMKVHDEKWHTENFMWGNSRIRQKDFWNEEIAQEWAQTLDSMRTRLISCYNCPMTCGATISPPGLPTYMMKCFSKLTYTMAAFADLEFGLGIAQSATEYGVDGFSTPQVMAFALELYEDGILTDDDFPGMPSDNEGRFYWLLDRIVRREGIGDVLANGTYWAAKEIGKGAEAYAHNNIKKHEQLPLKLSMLNPIYFLMYATGEKINITQIEGQFPQAPFPTREDREAFVKDWFQVPDEKFKQYFLDWELRGENSIPYYPTPEMCCDIVDWQERMHYIDDALGMCAGLSSFPLKPPYHMHNYPQFISSGAGIEMDEELLTQAIKRYRTLVRANNIRRGMRRKDEKPPKDHWKKRFPELEEKLLDTYYQFKGWNEQGIPTQASLHELGLDYVFEDFEKRGVYSDRPDALSQETSAEKEKEA, encoded by the coding sequence ATGAGGTATGCAGAGACAGGATTCAATTTAGAAATTGATCTCACCCGGGGAAACATCGAGCGGGTGGAAACCGACCCGAGAGACACCGAACTGTACCTGGGGGGACTGGGCACCAATGCCAAGATATTGTGGGATCGGGTCCCCCCTGAAGTGGACCCGTTTTCTCCGGACAATCTACTCATATTCGGCGCCGGTCTTTTATGCGGCACGCCTGCAACCGGATGCAACCGTACCATTATTTCCACTATTTCGCCTCAGACCCGGTTGATGGCGTTTTCCATGATGGGGGGATTCTGGGCCCCGGAATTGAAGCATGCGGGATATGACAAGGTGATCCTTCGCGGCAAGTCCCCGGACCTGGTCTATTTGTGGATCAACAATGACAAGGTGGAAATACGCGACGCCTCTCACCTGAAAGGGAAAGGCGCGGTTGAATCCGCGGAATTGATTCAACAGGAGTTGAACGAGCCGAGGGCCCAGGTGGCGGCGATCGGGTTGGCCGGTGAAAACAGGGTCTACTTTGCTTCCATCGAGCAGGGGAGGTCCAGCGCCAGCCGGGGAGGCATCGGGGCCGTTATGGGCGACAAAGGGGTCAAGGCCGTTGCGGTTCGGGGGACCAAAGACATCAATGTTGCCCGACCGGAAGAATTCATGGAACTCTGCAATCAGGTCCTGGAGTATATCAAATGGCGCAATGAACATCCTATTCCAGGGGTCATGCCCATTCTGGCAGGGCTTGGATCGCCGCAGGAGATGAAGGTCCATGACGAGAAGTGGCATACCGAGAATTTCATGTGGGGCAATTCACGTATCCGCCAAAAGGATTTCTGGAACGAAGAGATCGCACAGGAGTGGGCGCAGACCCTGGACAGCATGCGGACGCGGCTGATCAGCTGCTACAACTGTCCCATGACATGCGGGGCCACCATTTCCCCTCCGGGCCTTCCCACCTACATGATGAAATGCTTCTCCAAACTGACCTATACCATGGCGGCCTTCGCAGACCTGGAATTCGGTCTGGGCATTGCCCAGAGTGCGACGGAGTACGGGGTGGACGGATTTTCAACCCCTCAGGTGATGGCCTTCGCCCTCGAGCTCTACGAGGACGGAATCTTAACGGATGATGATTTTCCTGGAATGCCGTCGGACAACGAGGGGAGATTTTACTGGCTCCTTGACCGGATTGTCCGTCGGGAAGGGATCGGAGATGTCCTGGCTAACGGGACCTACTGGGCGGCCAAAGAGATCGGCAAGGGGGCGGAGGCCTATGCGCATAATAATATCAAGAAACATGAGCAGCTCCCCCTCAAACTGTCCATGCTGAATCCCATCTATTTCCTCATGTATGCCACCGGCGAGAAGATAAACATCACCCAGATTGAAGGGCAGTTTCCCCAGGCCCCTTTCCCCACGAGGGAGGATCGGGAGGCCTTTGTCAAGGATTGGTTCCAGGTGCCGGATGAGAAGTTCAAACAGTATTTTCTGGACTGGGAGCTGCGGGGGGAAAATTCCATCCCCTATTATCCGACCCCTGAAATGTGCTGTGATATTGTGGACTGGCAGGAGCGGATGCACTATATCGATGACGCCCTCGGCATGTGCGCGGGTCTGTCGTCATTCCCTCTGAAACCGCCCTATCATATGCACAATTATCCTCAATTCATCTCCTCAGGGGCCGGTATCGAGATGGATGAAGAACTGCTGACGCAGGCCATTAAGAGATACCGGACGCTGGTGAGGGCCAATAATATAAGAAGAGGCATGCGGAGAAAAGACGAGAAGCCTCCGAAGGATCATTGGAAGAAAAGATTTCCCGAGCTTGAAGAGAAGCTCCTGGATACGTACTACCAATTCAAGGGATGGAATGAGCAGGGGATTCCTACCCAAGCGTCTTTACATGAACTGGGTCTGGATTACGTATTCGAAGATTTTGAAAAGAGAGGGGTTTATTCAGATCGTCCGGATGCCCTTTCCCAGGAGACCTCGGCGGAAAAAGAGAAGGAGGCATAG
- a CDS encoding GNAT family N-acetyltransferase, with translation MNEQVENLEIRRIQVGDAADISRIQSAITQSPVTIDFRYIIEDQVRKGEDASFVAVNNGKVVGYMISYIVFGGFGLEKGAWIATLGVDPKFMGRGIGKKLAEAILAVYREKGINDIYTSVRWDSVDLLSFFKTLGFDRSNFINLRKELEG, from the coding sequence ATGAATGAACAGGTTGAAAATCTGGAGATCAGGAGGATTCAGGTCGGGGATGCCGCTGATATCAGCAGGATTCAGTCGGCCATTACCCAGTCACCCGTAACCATTGATTTCAGATATATTATTGAGGACCAGGTACGAAAGGGCGAAGATGCCAGCTTCGTGGCCGTGAACAATGGGAAGGTGGTCGGCTACATGATCAGCTACATCGTGTTCGGCGGCTTCGGGCTTGAAAAGGGGGCCTGGATCGCTACCCTCGGCGTTGACCCCAAATTTATGGGCCGGGGTATCGGAAAAAAACTGGCAGAGGCCATACTGGCGGTATACCGGGAAAAGGGGATCAACGACATCTATACCTCGGTCCGGTGGGATTCTGTGGATCTCTTGTCCTTTTTTAAGACGCTGGGTTTTGACCGGAGTAACTTCATCAATCTCCGGAAAGAATTGGAGGGTTGA
- a CDS encoding (Fe-S)-binding protein, which produces MENVADYKEIVDVIKASGGDAFKRCFQCGLCDVVCPWNRVRNFSMRKIVRQATFGMTDIESEDIWLCTTCGRCPQQCPRDVQQIDSGIALRRIATEYGVFPKAVQPIRTIRGSLVGEGNTLSEERAKRGDWAKGHSVKEFTEGMEILYFPGCYPSYDPRLKKVAVATAGILNQAGVDFGILGPKENCCGESIRKTGDEELFKRLARENIKTFIDHGVKKILVSSPHCYHTFKNEYPEFSVNFDVIHMSEYLFQLIHEGRLELKKEYAKKVTYHDPCYLGRHNGIYDEPREVLKKVPGLQLSEMPDCRVDSLCCGGGGGRVWMETQKGERFSDLRIEQAVEAGAEVLATSCPYCITMFEDSRITMGMDEKIEVKDITEIIAEVI; this is translated from the coding sequence GTGGAGAATGTAGCTGATTACAAAGAGATCGTTGATGTCATCAAGGCGAGCGGTGGAGACGCCTTCAAGAGATGCTTTCAATGCGGATTGTGCGATGTGGTCTGCCCGTGGAATCGGGTGCGGAACTTCAGTATGCGCAAGATCGTCCGGCAGGCGACCTTCGGTATGACGGATATTGAAAGTGAAGATATATGGCTGTGTACGACCTGCGGAAGATGCCCCCAGCAGTGCCCGAGGGATGTACAGCAGATAGACTCCGGAATCGCCCTGCGGAGGATTGCCACGGAATACGGTGTCTTCCCAAAGGCGGTCCAGCCTATCCGCACCATCAGAGGAAGTCTTGTCGGTGAAGGCAACACCTTGAGTGAAGAACGCGCCAAGAGGGGGGATTGGGCCAAAGGACATTCTGTAAAAGAATTCACCGAGGGGATGGAGATATTATATTTTCCCGGCTGCTATCCCAGCTATGACCCCAGATTAAAAAAGGTGGCGGTGGCCACAGCGGGTATTCTTAACCAGGCAGGGGTGGATTTCGGGATACTGGGTCCAAAGGAAAATTGCTGCGGAGAGAGCATTCGAAAGACGGGCGATGAAGAATTATTCAAACGCCTGGCCAGGGAAAACATAAAGACCTTCATCGATCATGGGGTGAAAAAGATCCTTGTTTCTTCTCCCCATTGCTACCATACGTTCAAGAACGAGTATCCCGAATTCAGTGTGAACTTTGACGTGATCCATATGTCCGAATATTTATTTCAGCTCATTCATGAGGGAAGACTCGAGCTGAAAAAGGAGTATGCGAAGAAAGTCACCTATCATGATCCCTGCTACCTGGGTCGGCACAACGGCATCTATGACGAGCCCCGGGAGGTCCTGAAAAAGGTGCCCGGATTACAGTTGAGTGAAATGCCCGATTGTCGGGTAGACAGTCTCTGTTGCGGAGGGGGAGGGGGCAGGGTGTGGATGGAGACCCAGAAGGGTGAACGATTTTCCGACCTCAGAATAGAACAGGCGGTGGAGGCCGGGGCTGAGGTCCTGGCGACCTCCTGCCCGTACTGCATCACCATGTTCGAGGACAGCAGAATAACCATGGGTATGGATGAAAAGATAGAGGTTAAGGACATTACAGAGATTATCGCGGAAGTGATTTAG
- a CDS encoding DUF2080 family transposase-associated protein, whose product MPEEKKPKKEKNGAPDPDRGKVKLEVYGEEMVEKVVRQSGNSGRVYLPPDWVGCRVKIIRLN is encoded by the coding sequence ATGCCCGAAGAAAAGAAACCCAAAAAAGAGAAAAACGGCGCTCCGGACCCTGACCGCGGCAAGGTCAAGCTGGAGGTGTACGGTGAAGAGATGGTCGAAAAGGTCGTGAGGCAAAGCGGCAACAGCGGGCGCGTCTATCTGCCACCGGATTGGGTGGGATGCCGGGTCAAAATCATCAGGCTCAATTAG
- a CDS encoding transglutaminase-like domain-containing protein: MAPTSIIDSDHPAVKDYAAATENTRDMMERAVNLYYAVRDGIWYDPYYPFYLPQHYRASNVLKSGRGYCVCKASLLCALGRACGIPSRIGFADVKNHLATRQLLDFLGSDLFVYHGYVEFYLENRWVKATPAFNKELCERHRVAPLEFNGREDSIFHPYNLEQELFMEYVVDHGTYADIPVDVIVTAWKAAYGEERVNAWIQGFETSGKTTQRNFLSETVVED, from the coding sequence CTGGCCCCCACCTCCATTATTGACAGCGATCACCCCGCGGTCAAAGATTATGCCGCCGCAACGGAGAATACGCGGGATATGATGGAACGGGCCGTAAATCTCTATTACGCCGTCCGTGACGGCATCTGGTACGATCCCTACTATCCATTTTATCTCCCTCAACATTACCGGGCCAGCAACGTCCTGAAAAGCGGCCGGGGCTACTGCGTCTGCAAGGCCTCCCTCCTCTGCGCCCTGGGGAGGGCCTGCGGCATTCCCTCACGGATTGGGTTTGCCGATGTCAAGAATCACCTGGCCACCCGGCAGCTCCTCGATTTCCTGGGATCAGATCTCTTTGTCTACCACGGGTACGTGGAGTTCTATCTGGAAAACAGATGGGTCAAGGCGACCCCGGCCTTCAATAAGGAATTGTGTGAGCGGCACCGGGTAGCCCCCCTCGAGTTCAACGGTCGTGAGGATTCCATTTTCCACCCGTACAATCTGGAGCAGGAGCTGTTCATGGAATATGTGGTGGATCACGGGACCTATGCGGACATCCCGGTGGATGTCATTGTGACTGCCTGGAAGGCGGCCTATGGAGAGGAGAGGGTCAACGCCTGGATTCAGGGATTTGAGACATCGGGGAAAACCACACAGCGCAACTTCCTCAGTGAAACCGTGGTCGAAGATTGA
- a CDS encoding SAM-dependent methyltransferase: MTEWNAGRLLEVSGSYWQACTLHAGVKLDIFSMIEAGNAGAEKIAEHLPSDVRGTAALLNALAAMGLIEKTGEQYVNTPFSRNFLVKDSPQYIGYMVMHHHHLVEAWARLDQAVISGRPVRERRHPDPGERESFLMGMFNMAMGIAPRLPGIIDLKGRGHLLDLGGGPGTYAIHFCLANPGLRATVADLPTSRPFAEKTISGFGLSDRIAFVPCNYLQDDIPGTYDVAWLSHVLHGEGPDECQMIINKTVSTLSPGGVMLIHDFILNDTSDGPLFPAVFSLNMLVNTEKGRSYTDRQIREMMTKAGLGRIKRLPFEGPNASGIISGIL, encoded by the coding sequence ATGACTGAGTGGAATGCGGGCAGACTTCTGGAGGTCTCGGGAAGCTACTGGCAGGCATGCACCTTACATGCGGGCGTCAAATTAGACATTTTTTCTATGATAGAGGCCGGCAATGCCGGCGCTGAAAAAATAGCCGAACATCTCCCCTCTGATGTGAGGGGAACTGCCGCGCTTTTGAACGCCCTTGCAGCCATGGGGCTTATTGAGAAGACCGGGGAGCAATATGTCAACACCCCCTTCAGCAGGAACTTCCTGGTTAAGGATTCTCCTCAATATATCGGCTACATGGTGATGCACCACCATCACCTGGTAGAGGCATGGGCACGGTTGGATCAGGCGGTCATATCCGGCAGGCCCGTTCGCGAAAGGCGCCATCCGGACCCTGGAGAGCGAGAGAGCTTTCTTATGGGGATGTTCAACATGGCCATGGGAATTGCCCCCCGTCTGCCAGGCATCATCGATCTGAAGGGGAGGGGTCATCTCCTTGATTTGGGGGGCGGTCCCGGCACCTATGCCATCCATTTTTGTCTCGCCAACCCCGGTCTGAGGGCAACGGTGGCCGATCTCCCCACGTCCAGGCCGTTTGCAGAAAAGACCATCTCCGGTTTCGGCCTCTCGGACCGAATCGCCTTTGTCCCCTGCAATTACCTCCAGGACGACATCCCCGGGACTTACGATGTCGCATGGCTGTCCCACGTGCTTCACGGCGAAGGGCCCGATGAGTGTCAGATGATCATCAATAAAACGGTTTCGACCCTTTCTCCGGGCGGGGTGATGCTGATCCACGACTTTATCCTGAATGACACATCGGACGGGCCGCTTTTCCCGGCTGTTTTTTCCCTCAATATGCTGGTGAATACCGAAAAGGGTCGCTCCTATACCGACCGCCAGATTCGGGAGATGATGACAAAAGCCGGACTGGGCCGCATCAAAAGGCTGCCGTTTGAAGGCCCCAACGCCTCGGGTATCATTTCCGGCATTCTCTGA
- a CDS encoding (4Fe-4S)-binding protein codes for MGDKNKKIIKTIKVNADLCNGCRACEVVCSAFHAQPKYSSNNPARSRIRIIRYPLRDIYVPVYAGEYTAAECMGRDKYVIDGKEYEECAFCRASCPSRDIFKEPDSGLPLKCDMCEGEEEPLCVKWCLVDALTYEEREEEAEEAEEQKELDIGLESLAQKYGAQELMDAVARLSMKA; via the coding sequence GTGGGTGATAAAAACAAGAAAATCATCAAGACCATAAAAGTCAATGCTGATCTGTGCAACGGGTGCCGGGCCTGCGAGGTGGTCTGCTCGGCCTTTCACGCGCAGCCGAAATACAGCAGCAATAATCCGGCCAGGTCCCGTATTCGGATCATCCGTTATCCGCTCAGAGACATCTATGTCCCGGTATACGCGGGCGAGTATACGGCAGCCGAATGCATGGGCAGAGACAAGTATGTCATTGACGGGAAGGAATACGAAGAGTGCGCCTTCTGCAGGGCCTCCTGCCCATCCAGGGACATTTTCAAGGAGCCGGACTCGGGTCTTCCGCTTAAATGTGATATGTGCGAAGGCGAAGAAGAGCCCTTGTGCGTGAAGTGGTGTCTGGTGGACGCCCTGACGTACGAGGAAAGGGAAGAGGAAGCGGAAGAAGCGGAAGAGCAGAAGGAATTGGATATCGGGTTGGAATCGCTGGCCCAGAAGTACGGGGCCCAGGAACTCATGGATGCCGTTGCCCGGTTGTCGATGAAGGCATAG
- a CDS encoding hydrogenase iron-sulfur subunit, whose translation MRAGVKFKPKILGFVCHWUAYGAADLAGVSRLQYTTDVRLIRVMCSGRVDLEFVLRAFSSGQDGVFIGGCRLNECNYVTHGNYHALNMALLCKRIMEYIGLNPERLGIRFMSAGDGILFAEVMNDFGKKVKALGPLGTSEGIDTRELKTKIEEVSKLVPYIKMAKREKLDTRLTNPEDYDGFFTSDEIEALFREAPSYYIDPEKCQACMICAKKCPVEAIEGGKNRIHVIDQEKCIKCGTCFEACPPRFAAVTRIVGGPVPPPIPEEERTVARKSKKE comes from the coding sequence ATGCGTGCGGGAGTTAAATTCAAGCCCAAAATATTAGGTTTTGTGTGCCATTGGTGAGCATACGGGGCCGCTGACCTGGCTGGAGTTTCCAGACTGCAATATACAACGGATGTCAGGCTGATTCGCGTGATGTGTTCCGGCAGAGTCGACCTTGAATTTGTTCTCAGGGCCTTCTCCAGCGGGCAAGACGGCGTGTTTATCGGTGGTTGCCGTTTGAATGAGTGCAATTATGTGACGCATGGAAATTACCATGCACTCAACATGGCGCTTCTCTGCAAAAGGATAATGGAATACATCGGGCTGAACCCGGAAAGGCTGGGCATCCGGTTCATGTCTGCCGGGGATGGGATCCTCTTTGCCGAAGTGATGAATGACTTTGGAAAAAAGGTGAAAGCGTTAGGCCCCCTGGGCACGAGCGAAGGAATCGATACCCGTGAGTTGAAAACCAAAATTGAAGAAGTCTCAAAGCTCGTCCCTTATATCAAGATGGCAAAAAGGGAGAAACTGGATACCCGTCTTACAAACCCGGAAGACTATGACGGATTTTTCACCAGCGACGAAATCGAGGCCTTGTTTCGTGAAGCGCCTTCGTACTATATTGATCCGGAAAAGTGCCAGGCGTGTATGATTTGCGCCAAGAAATGTCCTGTAGAGGCAATTGAAGGCGGCAAGAACCGGATTCATGTGATCGATCAGGAGAAGTGCATTAAATGCGGCACCTGCTTTGAGGCCTGTCCCCCCCGTTTCGCCGCGGTGACGCGAATCGTGGGCGGCCCTGTTCCCCCTCCTATTCCTGAGGAGGAAAGGACGGTGGCCAGAAAGAGCAAAAAAGAGTAA
- a CDS encoding FAD-dependent oxidoreductase, with product MENEQIERLCKSFKDSNFGDVMVVGGGISGIQASLDLATAGFKVYLVEKSPAIGGHMAQLDKTYPTNDCSMUILSPKLVEVGRHPNIEVLTYTEVERAEGDAGNFKVTLLKKPRYIQEDKCTGCGTCVEYCPAQYPDPFNQEISQNKAVHIYFAQAIPLISYIDESCLYLKEKKCRICEAVCQNDAVDLEQQPEKMEINVGAILLSPGYEPFDPGIRGDYGYGKYANVVTSLDFERLLCATGPYEGEILRASDKKHPHKIAWIQCVGSRRVTPGDNSYCSAVCCTYTQKQVILAKDHDAEAECTIFHNDIRSYGKDFEPYYQRTEQLPGIRVIRSYASVVREVPETKNLIVKYSTPDEGVKEEEFDMVVLSVGLNPPADATALADRFGIDLNPHGFCQAEPSNLMETTRRGIFVSGAFQGPMDIPESVFTASGAGAQCGEFLDYRRGKLTRERVYPEEKDVAQEAPRIGVFVCHCGANIGRIVDVPSTVEYSLTLPHVVYAQEQLFSCATNSAKEITDMIEEKGLNRVVVAACSPRTLEPLFRDTLREAGINQYYCEMANIREHDSWVHSKEPEEATRKAQDIIRMSVARCALLEPLQEIDLPVNKTALVVGGGIAGMTCALSIASQGHEVYLVEKAPDLGGMARRIHTTLEGLDVQAYLGDLVRKIYQHPRIHVYTDAVIKEATGYVGNFVTTVTSDRGVTEIKHGATVIAIGADEYRPTEYLYGEDDRVLTLLELEGHIAREEEKIINCRNLVMIQCVGCRNEDRNYCSRVCCSQAVKNALKLKEKNPEMDITILFRDMRTYGLKEDFYREASNKDVKFIRWEPGDAPQVEATTAEGRPVLRVSVTDPILGEKLAIDADILALAAAVIPPAGNKEIAQLFKVSLGPDDFFKEAHVKLRPVEFSAEGVYLCGTAHYPKHISETINQAYGAAGRALTLLSNDIVTVSGSVCEVNEKKCMGCGACVEACVYGAVEFRETRQGKKAVVNPVICKGDGLCNAKCPTGAIRLKHFTDEEIMSQIDAVGPEEEALSQFDMAVGDV from the coding sequence GTGGAAAACGAACAGATTGAGCGGCTTTGTAAAAGTTTTAAGGACAGCAATTTTGGAGACGTCATGGTGGTGGGCGGCGGCATCAGCGGCATTCAGGCCTCGCTCGATCTCGCCACCGCGGGGTTCAAGGTCTACCTGGTGGAGAAATCCCCTGCCATCGGCGGGCATATGGCCCAGCTGGACAAGACCTATCCCACCAATGACTGCTCCATGTGAATCCTCTCACCCAAACTGGTCGAGGTCGGCCGGCACCCGAATATAGAGGTTCTCACCTATACGGAAGTGGAAAGGGCAGAAGGGGACGCAGGGAATTTCAAGGTCACCCTGCTCAAGAAGCCGAGGTACATTCAAGAGGACAAATGCACGGGATGCGGCACCTGCGTGGAATACTGCCCGGCCCAATATCCTGATCCGTTCAATCAGGAGATATCCCAGAATAAGGCGGTACACATATACTTCGCCCAGGCCATTCCCCTGATCTCGTATATTGATGAAAGCTGTCTTTACCTGAAAGAGAAAAAATGCCGTATCTGCGAGGCGGTCTGTCAGAATGACGCCGTCGATCTGGAGCAACAACCGGAGAAGATGGAAATAAACGTGGGGGCGATTCTCCTATCGCCGGGCTATGAACCGTTCGACCCCGGAATCAGGGGCGATTACGGCTATGGAAAATATGCAAACGTGGTCACCAGCCTTGACTTTGAACGGCTTTTGTGCGCCACCGGGCCCTACGAGGGGGAGATCCTGCGGGCGTCCGACAAGAAGCATCCCCATAAGATCGCCTGGATTCAATGCGTGGGGTCCAGACGGGTGACCCCGGGCGACAACAGCTATTGTTCCGCTGTGTGCTGCACCTATACCCAGAAACAGGTGATCCTGGCAAAAGACCATGACGCAGAGGCCGAGTGCACCATATTCCATAACGATATCCGATCCTACGGCAAGGATTTTGAACCATACTACCAGCGAACCGAACAACTCCCCGGGATCCGGGTTATCAGAAGCTACGCATCCGTTGTGAGAGAGGTTCCGGAGACCAAGAATCTCATCGTAAAATATTCGACCCCGGACGAGGGCGTCAAAGAGGAGGAATTCGATATGGTGGTCTTATCCGTCGGATTGAATCCCCCTGCCGACGCAACGGCCCTGGCCGATCGGTTCGGGATCGACCTCAACCCACACGGATTCTGCCAAGCCGAGCCTTCCAATCTGATGGAAACCACCCGACGTGGAATATTTGTGAGCGGCGCCTTCCAGGGCCCCATGGATATCCCCGAATCGGTCTTTACCGCCAGCGGGGCAGGTGCCCAGTGCGGCGAATTCCTTGACTACCGGCGGGGAAAACTGACCAGAGAGAGGGTCTATCCGGAAGAAAAGGATGTAGCCCAGGAGGCGCCGCGTATAGGCGTTTTTGTGTGTCATTGCGGGGCCAATATCGGAAGGATCGTCGATGTGCCCTCCACCGTTGAATATTCCCTGACCTTGCCCCATGTGGTCTACGCTCAGGAACAGCTCTTTTCCTGCGCGACCAATTCCGCCAAAGAAATAACCGATATGATCGAGGAAAAGGGCCTTAACCGGGTGGTGGTCGCCGCCTGTTCCCCCAGGACCCTTGAGCCTTTGTTCCGCGACACCCTTCGGGAGGCGGGGATCAATCAATATTATTGCGAAATGGCCAATATCAGGGAGCATGATTCCTGGGTCCACTCAAAAGAGCCGGAAGAGGCCACCCGGAAGGCACAGGACATTATCCGGATGTCGGTCGCCCGATGCGCACTATTGGAGCCGTTGCAGGAAATCGATCTGCCGGTCAACAAGACGGCCTTGGTGGTGGGCGGCGGTATCGCCGGCATGACATGCGCCCTCTCCATCGCCAGCCAGGGGCACGAGGTTTACCTGGTGGAAAAGGCCCCAGACCTGGGGGGGATGGCCAGGAGAATCCATACCACCCTGGAAGGGCTGGACGTCCAGGCCTATCTGGGGGATCTGGTGCGCAAGATCTACCAGCACCCCCGGATCCATGTCTATACCGATGCCGTTATTAAGGAGGCGACCGGGTATGTGGGAAATTTTGTGACCACAGTGACGTCGGACCGAGGGGTCACAGAGATCAAACATGGCGCCACCGTCATCGCCATCGGTGCGGATGAGTACCGGCCGACCGAATATCTCTATGGAGAGGATGACAGGGTCCTGACCCTGCTGGAGTTGGAGGGGCACATCGCCAGGGAGGAAGAAAAGATCATCAATTGCCGGAACCTGGTGATGATCCAGTGCGTCGGGTGCCGGAATGAAGACAGAAATTACTGCAGCCGGGTATGCTGCAGCCAGGCGGTCAAGAACGCGCTGAAACTGAAGGAAAAAAATCCCGAGATGGATATCACTATTCTCTTTCGGGATATGAGAACGTACGGATTGAAAGAGGACTTTTACCGGGAGGCGTCCAATAAGGATGTCAAGTTCATCCGCTGGGAGCCCGGGGATGCCCCTCAGGTGGAGGCAACAACCGCGGAAGGGAGGCCTGTCTTGAGGGTGAGCGTGACCGATCCCATCTTAGGAGAGAAGCTGGCCATCGATGCCGACATCCTTGCCCTGGCCGCGGCGGTCATCCCCCCCGCCGGAAACAAGGAGATTGCGCAATTGTTCAAGGTCTCTCTGGGACCGGATGATTTTTTCAAAGAGGCCCATGTCAAATTGAGGCCTGTCGAGTTCAGTGCGGAAGGCGTCTATCTGTGTGGTACGGCCCATTATCCCAAGCATATATCAGAGACCATCAACCAGGCCTACGGGGCCGCAGGCAGGGCCTTAACCCTTCTTTCCAATGATATCGTCACCGTCTCAGGATCTGTGTGTGAGGTGAATGAGAAAAAATGCATGGGGTGCGGGGCGTGCGTCGAAGCCTGTGTCTATGGCGCTGTCGAGTTTCGTGAGACCCGACAGGGGAAAAAGGCCGTAGTGAATCCTGTGATCTGCAAAGGAGACGGCCTCTGCAATGCCAAGTGTCCGACCGGGGCCATCAGGCTCAAGCACTTTACCGACGAAGAGATCATGAGCCAGATCGATGCGGTGGGTCCGGAGGAAGAGGCCCTGTCGCAGTTTGATATGGCGGTTGGAGACGTGTAG